A genomic region of Candidatus Bathyarchaeota archaeon contains the following coding sequences:
- the mobB gene encoding molybdopterin-guanine dinucleotide biosynthesis protein B yields the protein MLVVSVVGISKSGKTTTIEYLTSKLTEEGYKVGSIKHIHHQDFSIDTEGTDTWRHMHAGAKVTVALAPKETVIIKKTDNIPSDLDDVIKLFKNENLDVIFVEGLHSLTAKRKDIPKIVTAKNDQDLMKTLEGTEPVLAVTGVITKKKTEIGKISVPLIDLNNEGTTLLNLVKNQIDSKKSSGA from the coding sequence ATGCTCGTAGTATCTGTCGTTGGGATAAGCAAATCCGGCAAAACAACAACGATAGAATACTTAACATCAAAGCTTACAGAAGAAGGCTATAAAGTAGGTTCAATAAAGCATATTCACCACCAAGACTTTTCAATAGACACCGAAGGCACAGATACATGGAGGCACATGCACGCGGGTGCTAAAGTAACAGTTGCTCTTGCTCCCAAAGAAACGGTAATTATTAAAAAAACAGATAACATCCCAAGTGATTTGGACGATGTCATCAAACTTTTTAAAAATGAAAACTTAGACGTGATATTCGTTGAGGGGTTGCATTCCTTAACAGCTAAAAGGAAAGATATTCCGAAAATAGTAACTGCAAAAAATGATCAAGATCTCATGAAAACATTAGAGGGCACTGAACCAGTGCTAGCAGTCACTGGAGTTATAACCAAAAAGAAAACTGAAATAGGTAAAATTAGCGTCCCGCTGATTGACTTAAATAATGAGGGCACTACGTTGCTGAATCTTGTTAAAAATCAAATAGATTCCAAGAAATCGAGTGGAGCATAA
- a CDS encoding iron ABC transporter permease → MAKLLEISYSGLKVTLVGGYAKRFLALVCVLALVFIISIFFVGRFTFNIFQLMNDELALNIVLRIRLPRVLAAMMLGMALSVAGAVMQSAFKNPLVGPEILGVSQGAAFGAAFAILFLPGDPLKLEILSTIFGLSALVASYAFSSAIKYGGRILRLVLAGLAVSAMFSAGVGVMKYMADPLKQLPELTFWLLGGLSGVVWRDFLYMAPLATTAIAILFIVRWRINLLTLDDDVITSLGTDPKKLRASVVTLAVIATAAVTSVAGIIGWIGLTVPHVCRKLFGAESSKVIPASILLGAILMIIFDDIARAASVGEIPLGIVTSFLGAILFVLFLSRGVPHE, encoded by the coding sequence TTGGCCAAATTACTGGAGATTTCCTATAGTGGCTTAAAGGTGACGCTTGTGGGCGGATACGCCAAACGCTTTCTAGCGCTTGTGTGCGTTTTAGCCCTCGTCTTCATCATTTCCATTTTTTTTGTCGGTAGATTCACGTTTAATATTTTTCAGCTTATGAATGACGAGTTAGCCTTAAACATAGTTTTGAGAATTAGGTTGCCCAGAGTATTAGCGGCGATGATGCTTGGCATGGCTTTATCCGTGGCTGGGGCAGTCATGCAGTCTGCATTTAAGAATCCGTTGGTGGGGCCGGAAATTTTAGGTGTAAGCCAAGGAGCAGCTTTTGGTGCAGCATTTGCAATACTCTTTCTGCCAGGAGACCCATTGAAACTTGAGATTCTTTCAACGATCTTCGGGCTATCAGCACTCGTGGCCTCTTACGCTTTTTCTTCGGCGATAAAGTATGGTGGAAGAATACTTAGACTTGTTTTAGCCGGTTTGGCCGTTTCAGCCATGTTTTCAGCAGGCGTCGGTGTTATGAAGTATATGGCGGATCCTCTTAAACAGTTGCCCGAGCTAACTTTTTGGCTTTTAGGCGGCTTATCAGGTGTTGTATGGAGAGACTTTCTCTATATGGCTCCTTTAGCCACAACAGCTATTGCAATCTTATTTATTGTTAGATGGCGAATAAACCTGTTAACACTAGATGATGACGTAATCACATCGCTTGGAACAGACCCTAAAAAACTTAGAGCATCAGTCGTCACGTTGGCTGTGATTGCTACGGCCGCCGTGACCTCTGTAGCTGGAATTATAGGCTGGATTGGGCTAACGGTTCCTCATGTCTGTAGGAAGCTTTTCGGAGCTGAAAGTAGCAAAGTGATACCAGCGTCCATACTTTTAGGTGCCATATTAATGATCATTTTTGATGACATAGCGCGGGCTGCTTCGGTTGGGGAAATTCCTCTGGGCATAGTTACATCATTTTTAGGCGCAATTCTCTTTGTATTATTCCTTTCAAGAGGCGTGCCGCATGAGTAA
- a CDS encoding molybdenum cofactor guanylyltransferase: MIKRCAIVLAGGKAERFQVNGSPWIDKALANVLGKPLLIHVIERLKSVVEEIIICVNNEARKCKYTKVLRDFSIKCDNLKIVKDLKIPFIRGPAVAIVTGLRSTDADYCIVVPCDTPFIQPAVVDYLFSAVKDASVAIPIHADGSVETLMFTCEREKTAEVSETLCWLGRDRPDDFLRGLPKVKFISTIGELKDLDPEFKSFININFQRDLIELRTRVTANGPIRSIQVNLGAPENSDLGFLRENARKYLEKRFIDAVNVFSTISDRFEKEKLYFWAGLCREKEGNIIQDYLNIEKNAQLRGKLQEKSRQAFIKAAQNYALEAEFFAQKQIHLLARRAKEDETWCKRRVQQTTRDY; the protein is encoded by the coding sequence TTGATTAAAAGATGTGCAATAGTGCTTGCTGGAGGAAAAGCTGAAAGGTTTCAGGTAAATGGTAGTCCGTGGATAGATAAGGCATTAGCGAATGTTCTAGGCAAACCGCTGCTAATACATGTTATTGAAAGGTTAAAGTCTGTTGTCGAAGAAATCATAATATGCGTTAACAACGAAGCGCGAAAGTGCAAATACACGAAAGTGTTGCGGGACTTTTCAATTAAATGTGACAATTTAAAAATAGTGAAAGATCTTAAAATCCCATTTATACGCGGTCCAGCCGTGGCGATCGTAACCGGGCTTAGAAGCACAGACGCTGATTACTGCATTGTGGTGCCATGCGATACACCTTTTATACAGCCAGCTGTTGTTGATTACCTTTTTAGCGCTGTTAAGGATGCAAGTGTAGCTATTCCAATTCATGCGGATGGAAGTGTGGAGACATTAATGTTCACCTGCGAAAGAGAAAAGACTGCTGAAGTGTCAGAAACGCTGTGCTGGCTTGGGCGCGATAGACCGGATGACTTCTTAAGGGGATTGCCTAAAGTGAAGTTTATTTCAACAATTGGCGAGTTAAAAGACTTGGATCCTGAGTTTAAAAGCTTCATTAATATAAACTTTCAAAGAGACTTAATCGAGTTGAGGACAAGAGTTACTGCAAATGGACCAATAAGAAGCATACAAGTGAATTTAGGCGCACCGGAAAACTCTGACTTGGGATTCCTGAGAGAAAATGCCCGAAAATATTTAGAGAAGAGGTTTATCGATGCAGTTAACGTTTTTTCTACTATATCCGACCGTTTTGAAAAAGAAAAACTTTATTTTTGGGCTGGGCTTTGCCGAGAAAAAGAAGGCAATATTATACAGGATTATTTGAACATAGAAAAAAATGCCCAACTGAGGGGCAAATTGCAAGAGAAAAGCAGGCAAGCATTCATAAAGGCTGCGCAAAACTATGCCCTAGAAGCTGAATTTTTTGCTCAGAAGCAAATTCACCTCTTGGCGCGGCGAGCAAAAGAAGATGAAACTTGGTGTAAACGACGCGTGCAACAAACTACTCGAGATTACTAA
- a CDS encoding LysR family transcriptional regulator has product MSTALYPKIKLWLVNENDEAVLGEGLARLLEAVEKCGSILEASSNLNMSYRYALHRISLAEKRLGFKIVKRSRGGASGGSSELTSEGKALLVKYEKIEKDITKFLKSGKYQFKAKEKDP; this is encoded by the coding sequence ATGTCCACCGCATTATATCCGAAAATTAAGCTATGGCTTGTCAACGAAAATGATGAGGCTGTATTAGGTGAGGGCTTGGCGAGGCTTTTAGAAGCGGTTGAAAAATGTGGCTCAATCCTTGAAGCTTCTTCAAACTTAAACATGTCATATCGATACGCCCTTCACAGAATTTCCCTAGCAGAAAAACGTTTAGGTTTCAAAATCGTTAAGCGAAGTCGCGGCGGGGCTTCTGGAGGTTCTTCAGAGTTAACAAGTGAAGGAAAAGCCCTTCTTGTAAAATATGAGAAAATAGAGAAGGATATAACCAAATTTTTGAAATCTGGGAAATATCAATTCAAAGCTAAAGAGAAAGATCCTTAA
- the mobB gene encoding molybdopterin-guanine dinucleotide biosynthesis protein B has protein sequence MTKIVAVVGGKHSGKTTIIQHIARELKSRGYNVGSVKEMPNVRWIDAPEKETWKHGEAGVEIVVGAATNETVLFIKRKLALNEIAAFFKGFDYILLEGFENERAVAKIIAAKDASEVRTFCDGLAIAVSGIIAESKEEVEKASTFNVPILNCKVEVNKLADLVEQKALPLFPNLAHCKECGYDTCHELAKAIIAGVADLRGCPLYGRTNVVLEVNGQVVPLKFFPSLFIERTLIGMVSSLNGVNHVTEIKLIVRKA, from the coding sequence ATGACGAAAATTGTGGCAGTTGTCGGCGGTAAACATTCCGGAAAAACAACGATTATTCAACATATAGCACGTGAGCTCAAAAGCAGAGGCTACAATGTTGGGTCTGTGAAGGAAATGCCGAACGTCAGATGGATTGACGCCCCAGAAAAAGAGACCTGGAAGCATGGCGAAGCTGGGGTTGAAATTGTAGTGGGTGCTGCAACAAATGAAACGGTTCTTTTCATAAAGAGAAAACTCGCTTTGAATGAAATTGCAGCTTTCTTCAAAGGGTTTGACTACATTCTCTTGGAGGGTTTTGAAAATGAAAGAGCTGTGGCGAAGATAATTGCAGCTAAAGATGCGTCTGAAGTGCGAACATTTTGCGACGGTCTAGCTATTGCAGTTTCTGGAATTATAGCCGAATCCAAAGAGGAAGTAGAAAAAGCTTCAACATTTAATGTTCCAATACTTAATTGCAAAGTTGAAGTCAATAAACTTGCAGACTTGGTTGAGCAAAAGGCCCTCCCGCTTTTCCCAAACCTTGCGCATTGTAAGGAATGCGGATATGACACGTGTCATGAACTTGCGAAAGCCATAATCGCCGGAGTCGCAGATCTTAGGGGATGTCCACTTTATGGCAGAACGAATGTAGTTTTAGAGGTAAATGGACAAGTTGTGCCGCTAAAGTTTTTCCCAAGCCTTTTTATAGAGAGAACCTTAATTGGGATGGTTTCTTCCTTAAATGGTGTCAATCATGTGACAGAAATAAAACTCATAGTTAGGAAGGCCTAA
- a CDS encoding ABC transporter ATP-binding protein gives MLEVEKINAAYGDLQVLRDVSLKVSEGELVAVIGSNGAGKTTLLRTISGQLYPREGRVKFFGKDISTLKPHKRAALGIAHVMEGRRLFPNLTVEENLKMGAYLPQAWRKRDETFEIVFNLFPRLKERRTQLAGTLSGGEQQMLAIGRALMLRPKLLLLDEPSLGIAPKLVASIFETVKKINEVEKVAILLVEQNVLMSLKLSKRAYVIENGRIVLEGNPEELLNNEQVKKAYLGR, from the coding sequence ATGCTTGAAGTGGAGAAGATTAACGCTGCATATGGAGACTTGCAAGTCTTAAGGGATGTAAGCCTAAAAGTTTCAGAAGGTGAACTTGTCGCAGTTATTGGAAGTAACGGTGCAGGTAAAACGACACTGCTAAGAACCATAAGCGGCCAGTTATATCCAAGAGAAGGACGGGTCAAGTTTTTTGGTAAAGACATATCTACGTTAAAACCGCACAAAAGGGCAGCTCTAGGCATAGCCCATGTTATGGAAGGCCGAAGACTTTTCCCAAACTTGACAGTGGAAGAGAATCTGAAGATGGGCGCATACTTGCCACAGGCGTGGAGAAAAAGGGATGAAACATTCGAGATTGTTTTTAATCTCTTTCCAAGACTTAAGGAAAGAAGAACACAGCTGGCTGGAACACTAAGCGGAGGTGAGCAACAAATGCTTGCCATCGGAAGGGCGTTGATGTTAAGGCCGAAACTGCTCCTGTTGGATGAACCGTCCCTTGGAATAGCGCCCAAACTAGTTGCATCTATATTTGAAACCGTGAAGAAAATAAATGAAGTAGAGAAAGTTGCTATTTTATTAGTTGAACAAAACGTGCTTATGTCTCTTAAGCTTTCAAAGAGAGCTTATGTCATTGAAAACGGAAGGATAGTTTTGGAGGGAAACCCCGAAGAGCTTCTAAACAACGAGCAAGTCAAAAAGGCTTACTTGGGAAGATAA
- a CDS encoding ABC transporter ATP-binding protein — translation MSKILFKNLKYRYPISKVDVLKGISLQIPEGKVTALLGPNGSGKSTLFKVLIKVLTPYEGNVYINGEELKHINVDSLSKTIAWVPQEEDSLFPYTVLDYVLLGRTPHLGFFNMPSKKDEEIAHNILTQLNLSSIVHRKVTTLSGGEKKLVSIARALAQESDTLILDEPTAHLDIGNKVKVLNIIRKMADSGKTVIFSTHDPNEAFLVADNVAIMNGGEIISEGSPATAITEESLGKVYGIPVTVHRIDDKQVLVGIHLQGFRPS, via the coding sequence ATGAGTAAGATACTCTTCAAAAATTTGAAGTACCGGTATCCAATTTCCAAAGTAGATGTGTTAAAAGGAATATCCCTACAAATTCCAGAAGGTAAAGTCACCGCACTCTTAGGACCCAACGGATCGGGAAAATCTACTCTTTTCAAAGTTTTAATAAAAGTTTTAACACCTTACGAAGGCAACGTCTATATAAACGGTGAAGAGCTAAAACATATTAACGTTGACTCCTTAAGCAAGACAATAGCATGGGTTCCCCAAGAGGAAGATTCGCTTTTTCCCTATACGGTCTTAGACTACGTGCTTTTGGGCAGAACTCCACATCTCGGCTTTTTTAATATGCCAAGTAAAAAAGACGAGGAAATCGCACACAACATCTTGACACAACTAAACTTGTCTAGCATAGTCCATAGAAAGGTTACAACATTAAGTGGTGGAGAAAAGAAACTTGTTTCCATAGCTAGAGCGCTTGCTCAAGAATCTGACACTCTAATCTTGGATGAACCCACAGCGCATCTAGATATTGGAAACAAAGTGAAGGTGCTTAACATTATTAGGAAGATGGCTGATTCTGGAAAAACAGTTATATTTTCGACGCATGACCCTAATGAAGCTTTTCTTGTTGCTGACAATGTGGCCATAATGAATGGTGGTGAAATAATAAGTGAAGGTTCACCAGCTACAGCTATAACCGAGGAATCGTTGGGAAAGGTTTATGGTATACCTGTAACAGTACATAGGATAGATGATAAGCAGGTTTTAGTGGGAATTCACCTCCAAGGCTTTAGGCCTTCCTAA
- a CDS encoding DUF364 domain-containing protein has translation MPGRIIRELLQSVKAEVENVDAVEAKKVVIGLGYTAVQLSTRHVGLCYTFSSEIAPNCCQIWRRAGTLAGNPAIKIAELSLSWDLSEAVVGVAALNALSQLAIERNLDRYVITEGDLIDQLEIRRNDIVVLVGNIHPFIPKIMEKTRNIFIIERNPKLREANVFPDTAIEEILPQATVAIITGTALANGTIDRLLELSRTAREVALVGPTASMLPDPLFRHGVSIIGSIKITDSEKILQVVSEGGGTPSFKGACKQITIKPK, from the coding sequence ATGCCTGGAAGAATAATCAGAGAATTATTACAATCAGTTAAGGCTGAAGTTGAGAATGTAGATGCGGTAGAAGCTAAAAAGGTTGTTATAGGGCTGGGTTACACAGCAGTTCAGCTTAGTACGCGACACGTAGGTTTATGCTACACTTTTAGTAGCGAAATAGCACCGAATTGTTGCCAAATTTGGAGAAGAGCTGGAACATTGGCTGGCAACCCAGCCATAAAAATTGCTGAATTATCTTTGTCATGGGATTTAAGCGAAGCGGTTGTAGGCGTGGCGGCTTTAAACGCTCTTTCCCAGCTGGCTATTGAGAGAAATTTGGATAGATACGTGATTACCGAAGGAGATCTTATTGATCAACTTGAAATTAGACGAAACGATATTGTCGTCCTTGTCGGAAACATTCATCCCTTTATCCCAAAGATCATGGAGAAAACAAGAAACATTTTCATAATAGAGAGAAACCCGAAACTGCGCGAAGCAAATGTTTTTCCAGACACGGCTATCGAGGAGATTCTTCCACAAGCCACAGTCGCAATAATCACCGGCACAGCTTTAGCTAACGGAACAATAGATCGCCTTTTGGAACTTTCTAGAACTGCAAGAGAAGTAGCTCTCGTAGGCCCCACAGCAAGCATGCTTCCTGACCCCTTATTTAGACACGGGGTGTCAATTATAGGCAGCATAAAAATTACAGATAGCGAAAAGATTTTGCAAGTAGTATCAGAGGGAGGGGGAACACCGAGTTTTAAAGGAGCCTGCAAGCAGATAACAATCAAGCCCAAATAA
- a CDS encoding radical SAM protein — MNTLAETSSLCPECLQVVFARIVADGTRVYMKKFCRQHGEKTALIWNDLKLYTRALRFSRPGKPAKPYVEKTVRGCPFDCGLCPSHRQHTCLAILEVTDACNLLCPICLADSKSIPKWNPTTEDIEIMLKELLKCEGKPTAIQLSGGEPTVRKDLLDIVGLCQDLGFKLIEIDTNGIELAKNPGLARDLADAEVSGIYLQFDGLSPKIHQIIRGRDLTKIKEKAIKNCLNAGLSITLAVTVLKGVNEHQLWDIIKYAVSRKAIGVNFQPFAALGRYPPNLFDPLNRTTVGDVQIGIEQQSGGKVKAVDFMPVPCPDPRCSSLLYAYYRTDKELSTISTLADMEQLIDKYSLKNEFVEFDKLLKAVADELAVSHAILRHFKPQAIGSSLRLLLEHIKPEGFFSVGCHFAQDAWTVDLERLSKCCVHELRENGRLIPFCLYNITSVNGERLYRDSNLFLKLSGAQRV; from the coding sequence ATGAACACACTTGCTGAGACGAGTAGTCTATGCCCAGAATGTTTGCAAGTTGTCTTTGCTAGGATAGTCGCTGACGGCACAAGAGTTTACATGAAGAAATTTTGCAGACAACACGGAGAAAAAACAGCATTGATATGGAATGATCTTAAACTCTACACACGGGCGTTACGTTTTTCTAGGCCGGGTAAACCTGCCAAACCATATGTTGAAAAAACTGTAAGGGGTTGCCCTTTCGATTGTGGTCTTTGTCCATCTCACAGGCAACATACCTGCCTAGCCATATTGGAAGTTACGGATGCCTGCAACCTATTGTGTCCCATATGCCTCGCGGATTCCAAGAGTATCCCAAAATGGAACCCTACAACTGAAGACATTGAAATAATGCTTAAAGAACTTTTGAAATGTGAGGGCAAACCTACAGCCATCCAACTGTCGGGAGGGGAACCAACCGTTAGAAAAGACCTCCTTGACATAGTTGGATTATGCCAGGATCTGGGTTTTAAACTAATTGAGATAGATACAAATGGGATCGAACTTGCAAAAAATCCAGGCCTTGCCAGAGACTTGGCTGACGCTGAAGTCAGCGGGATATACCTACAATTTGATGGTCTGTCGCCAAAAATCCATCAAATTATAAGAGGGCGTGACTTAACAAAAATTAAGGAAAAAGCTATTAAAAATTGTCTGAATGCAGGCTTGAGCATAACTTTGGCGGTAACTGTTCTGAAAGGCGTTAACGAACATCAGTTGTGGGACATAATTAAGTATGCGGTGTCGAGGAAAGCCATAGGAGTTAACTTTCAACCCTTCGCCGCCCTTGGGAGATACCCACCTAATTTATTCGACCCATTAAACAGAACAACAGTAGGTGACGTGCAAATCGGGATTGAACAACAAAGCGGTGGAAAAGTGAAAGCCGTTGATTTCATGCCTGTGCCATGTCCAGACCCTAGGTGTTCATCGCTTCTCTATGCCTATTACCGCACAGACAAGGAGCTAAGCACTATCAGCACACTTGCGGATATGGAACAGTTGATAGATAAATATTCGCTTAAAAACGAGTTTGTTGAATTTGACAAACTACTGAAAGCTGTCGCTGATGAACTTGCAGTTTCACACGCCATTTTAAGACACTTTAAACCTCAAGCAATCGGCTCATCCCTTAGGCTTTTGCTGGAACATATAAAGCCAGAAGGCTTTTTCTCTGTAGGATGCCACTTCGCTCAAGACGCTTGGACAGTTGATTTAGAGAGACTGTCCAAGTGCTGTGTCCATGAGTTGAGAGAAAATGGGAGGCTTATACCGTTCTGCCTCTATAACATTACATCGGTAAATGGCGAAAGGCTATATAGAGATAGTAATCTATTCCTTAAGCTGTCTGGAGCTCAACGGGTATAG
- a CDS encoding ABC transporter ATP-binding protein: MAILEVKGVSKRFGGVVALDDVNFEVEKGSIVGLIGPNGAGKTTLYNCITGFYKPTSGKVIFNGKNIAGLPSHKICKAGIARTFQIPRPFLNLTLLENVTVGALSTNLSLREARESAKEILRFLMLEEYADTPVSKLNFNYRRRCELARALATNPKILLLDETFAGLNPAETNEMIETVKKIWKEGVTIILTEHVMKVVMSLAERIIVLHQGKVIADGPPEKIAADIRVIEAYLGHAHST, encoded by the coding sequence GTGGCTATTCTTGAAGTAAAAGGGGTTTCAAAGCGGTTTGGTGGAGTAGTAGCCTTGGATGATGTAAATTTTGAGGTTGAGAAAGGAAGCATAGTAGGGCTCATAGGTCCTAACGGGGCGGGCAAAACAACTTTGTATAATTGCATTACAGGCTTTTACAAGCCAACCTCTGGAAAAGTAATATTCAACGGAAAGAATATTGCGGGACTACCAAGCCACAAAATATGCAAAGCTGGAATTGCCAGAACATTTCAGATACCACGTCCATTTTTAAACTTGACACTGCTTGAAAATGTTACAGTTGGCGCCCTCAGTACGAATCTTTCCCTAAGAGAGGCAAGAGAGAGCGCAAAAGAAATATTGCGCTTTTTGATGCTTGAAGAGTACGCGGATACACCTGTTAGTAAATTGAACTTTAACTATAGAAGACGCTGTGAATTGGCTAGAGCCCTTGCAACCAACCCGAAAATTTTGTTGCTCGACGAAACTTTCGCTGGATTGAATCCAGCGGAGACTAATGAGATGATAGAGACTGTTAAGAAAATTTGGAAGGAAGGCGTAACAATAATATTGACAGAACACGTAATGAAAGTCGTAATGTCACTAGCGGAACGTATAATAGTCCTTCATCAGGGTAAAGTTATTGCTGATGGCCCGCCTGAGAAGATAGCTGCCGATATAAGAGTGATAGAGGCCTATTTAGGTCATGCGCATTCCACGTGA
- a CDS encoding molybdopterin molybdotransferase MoeA — MKRTNQKRTFKLTSYPDALARLYETFQKRSLDCEFVPIEKSMDRVLAEDIVANVEIPKTDIAVVDGYAIKSKDVAEASVGHSILLKVAGKLYPWSKPSDVELADRQAVYVTCGAPVPNGADAVIMVENTILHGEKIEIRNPVRRGENIAYAGEDVKRGNLLLKKGSILRPQDIGILAGLGIKEVKVFKKPRVAIIATGNELIELSREDPTRIVDNYALIISGLISKIGGEPARLGVAPDDLQETKKKIGEALENADVVVTIGGCSMGEKDFVPDAINALGPPGVLTHGIKVKPGKVTGFGMVKEKPVVMLPGLFASTMAGFYLILVPLIGLYTGVTMEHLLPTVSAKMSQDLDPDMKHRHRFLPVRVKLVEGEFYAEIVSGSPSSLSRFLNSNGFILIPPKKGLKKNEKVNVTLFSKEEFSRFHG, encoded by the coding sequence ATGAAGAGAACAAATCAAAAAAGAACTTTCAAACTAACTTCTTATCCAGACGCCTTAGCAAGACTCTACGAAACCTTTCAAAAAAGGTCTCTGGACTGCGAATTCGTTCCAATTGAAAAGTCAATGGACCGAGTTTTAGCTGAAGACATTGTGGCAAATGTAGAGATTCCCAAAACTGATATTGCGGTAGTTGATGGGTACGCTATTAAATCCAAAGACGTTGCTGAAGCTTCGGTAGGACATTCCATTTTGTTAAAGGTTGCTGGAAAACTCTATCCTTGGAGTAAACCTTCCGACGTTGAATTGGCAGATAGACAAGCAGTTTACGTCACGTGTGGGGCACCAGTACCTAATGGAGCTGATGCAGTAATAATGGTTGAAAACACAATTTTGCATGGCGAAAAAATTGAAATACGAAACCCAGTTAGAAGAGGAGAAAACATAGCCTATGCCGGAGAAGATGTAAAAAGAGGGAACTTACTCCTCAAAAAAGGATCCATCCTAAGGCCGCAGGACATTGGAATTTTGGCAGGTTTAGGAATTAAAGAAGTTAAAGTTTTCAAAAAACCGCGGGTGGCAATCATCGCCACCGGAAACGAACTCATTGAATTGAGTCGAGAAGACCCAACGAGGATTGTTGATAACTATGCCTTGATAATTTCAGGGCTAATATCTAAGATTGGGGGAGAACCTGCAAGGCTTGGTGTAGCACCCGACGATCTGCAAGAAACGAAGAAGAAAATTGGCGAAGCCCTTGAAAATGCTGACGTAGTGGTCACTATAGGGGGCTGTTCCATGGGCGAAAAAGATTTTGTTCCAGACGCAATTAATGCGCTCGGCCCTCCAGGGGTATTAACTCACGGAATAAAAGTGAAACCCGGGAAAGTTACTGGATTTGGGATGGTTAAAGAAAAACCGGTAGTGATGTTGCCTGGTCTATTTGCATCCACCATGGCTGGCTTCTATCTGATTCTCGTGCCATTGATTGGTTTGTATACAGGCGTCACGATGGAGCATCTGCTCCCCACAGTCTCAGCTAAAATGAGTCAAGACTTAGATCCAGATATGAAACACCGTCATAGGTTTTTGCCAGTTCGCGTCAAACTTGTGGAAGGAGAATTCTACGCGGAAATTGTCTCTGGAAGCCCTAGCAGTCTAAGCAGATTTCTTAACTCCAATGGTTTTATATTAATTCCTCCGAAAAAAGGTTTAAAGAAAAATGAAAAAGTAAATGTTACCTTGTTCAGTAAGGAAGAATTCAGCAGATTTCATGGTTAA
- a CDS encoding ABC transporter substrate-binding protein, which produces MRKSFIALILSLLLLVLCLTAYYAWLSPNLNEGTIVFTDALGRTVKIKMPVNKVIITGKSAWPITTVAYMFPNAKNVLYGLSASINVSLFQKIDPDLASKIVPTTELSVEEIAKAQPDVVILKSTPSMKELGDQLEGLGINVVYVDFENLESYIRDLKVLGKIFMDEERGEKLAKYYNETYNIIASKTKTLTESERKKVLFLYYSIKNGFQVPGSSWLQTFMIEAAGGYALSKEVSGTGWNPVNFEHIAEWNPDIIFLVTYSNSPTSSMVKKQLLENATWNEISAIKSGMVYAFPDDCSVGALGSWDCPGSRWILGLEWMAKKICPELFSELDIREETKRFYVEMYGLSRSDAETIIGQITGDFL; this is translated from the coding sequence ATGCGGAAAAGCTTTATCGCCTTGATACTTTCTCTCTTACTCTTGGTTCTATGTTTGACAGCCTATTACGCTTGGCTTTCTCCAAACCTCAATGAAGGAACTATCGTGTTCACCGACGCTCTCGGCAGGACCGTTAAAATTAAAATGCCAGTAAATAAGGTGATAATTACCGGAAAAAGTGCATGGCCTATAACAACAGTAGCGTATATGTTTCCAAACGCCAAAAACGTTTTATATGGTTTAAGTGCAAGCATAAACGTTTCACTATTCCAAAAAATTGATCCAGACCTAGCATCCAAGATTGTTCCAACAACTGAACTTAGTGTTGAAGAAATAGCCAAGGCACAGCCTGACGTTGTTATACTCAAGTCTACACCTTCAATGAAGGAATTAGGTGACCAGCTTGAAGGGTTAGGCATTAACGTTGTTTATGTTGATTTTGAAAACTTAGAAAGCTACATTCGAGACCTAAAAGTGCTAGGAAAAATTTTCATGGACGAGGAAAGAGGCGAAAAACTAGCAAAATACTACAACGAAACATACAACATTATTGCTTCAAAAACAAAGACACTCACAGAATCTGAACGCAAAAAAGTCTTGTTCCTATACTATAGCATCAAAAATGGCTTTCAAGTGCCTGGTAGCAGTTGGCTGCAAACGTTCATGATAGAGGCTGCAGGTGGCTACGCCTTGTCAAAGGAAGTTTCTGGAACCGGATGGAACCCTGTAAATTTTGAGCATATTGCAGAATGGAACCCTGACATAATATTTCTAGTCACCTACTCAAACTCTCCGACCTCTAGCATGGTGAAAAAACAGCTTTTAGAAAACGCTACATGGAATGAGATATCTGCCATCAAAAGTGGAATGGTTTACGCCTTTCCTGACGACTGTAGTGTTGGCGCTTTGGGAAGCTGGGATTGCCCAGGTTCACGCTGGATCCTTGGGCTAGAATGGATGGCAAAGAAAATATGCCCAGAGCTTTTCAGCGAATTAGACATTAGAGAGGAAACTAAAAGGTTTTATGTAGAAATGTATGGCCTAAGCCGGTCAGACGCTGAAACAATCATTGGCCAAATTACTGGAGATTTCCTATAG